The Actinomyces lilanjuaniae genome segment ACATCTACCGCATGGACTTCTCCCAGATGCTGGACCACCACATCGCCTCCGGGCTTCCCTGCACGGTGGCGGGCATCCGCCAGCCTCGCTCCCTGGCTGACCAGTTCGGCGTCATCGAGACCGACCCGGGTGACCGCCACAAGATCCAGGCCTTTGTGGAGAAGCCGTCGCAGACCCCGGGCCTGCCCGATTCCCCCGACGAGGTCCTGGCCTCGATGGGCAACTACATCATGACTGCCGACGCCCTGTCGGAGGCCGTCACGGTCGACGCCGATAACGAGGACTCCAAGCACGACATGGGCGGCAACATCGTCCCCTGGTTCGTGAACCAGGGTGCCGCGGGCGTCTACGACTTCAAGGACAACGACGTCCCGGGGTCCTCGGAGCGGGACCGTGACTACTGGCGCGACGTAGGCACCGTCGACGCCTTCTACGACGCCCACCAGGACCTCATCTCCGTGACCCCGGTGTTCAACCTCTACAACGACCGCTGGCCCCTGTTCGCCGGCTACCAGGCCGCCATGCCCCCGGCCAAGTTCGTCTACGGCCACCATGAGCGCCTGGGCCACGCCGTGGACTCCATCGTCTCCCCCGGCGTCATCGTCTCCGGTGGAGAGGTCATCTCCTCAGTCCTGTCCCCCGGGGTCCGGGTCAACTCCTGGTCCTCGGTACGCGAGTCGGTCCTCATGGACGGCGCTGAGGTGGGACGCAACACGGTAGTCAACCGCGCCATCCTGGACAAGCACGTCCACGTCGAGGAGGGAGCCATGGTGGGCATCGACCCCGAGCACGACCGCGAGCGCGGCTTCACCGTCACCGAGTCCGGGATCACCGTGGTGGCCAAGGGGCAGACCGTCAGCCGCTGACACCACACGCTGACCGGGAGGTACCGCCCGCCCCGGCGGGCGGTACTGGCTGGCACTGTCCGGTACCGTCCGGCGCCCTGGCACTAGCATGGGTGCCCATGAGCAGCACCCCACGCACGACGGGTTCCCCTGCTGACGGACCCCTTGCTGACCACGGCCCGGGCCTGCTGGTCATGGACGTTGACTCCACGCTTATCGAGCAGGAGGTCATCGACCTGCTGGCCGCCCACGCCGGCACCCAGCAGCACGTCGCCGAGATCACGGCCCGGGCGATGAGGGGCGAGCTCGACTTCACTGAGTCGCTGCGGGAGCGCGTCACCACCCTGGCTGGACTACCACTGAGGACAGTTGACAAGGTGCTGGCGGAGGTCACCCTGACCACGGGCGCCGAGGAGCTCGTCACCCGGCTCCACGCCCTGGGGTGCCGGGTGGGCGTCGTGTCCGGAGGCTTCGCGGAGGTGGCTGCACCGCTGGCTGATCGCCTGAGGATCGACCACGTGGCGGCAAACGGCCTTG includes the following:
- a CDS encoding glucose-1-phosphate adenylyltransferase, whose product is MAQPRVLAIVLAGGEGKRLMPLTVDRAKPAVPFGGIYRLIDFSLSNMINSGFLKVVVLTQYKSHSLDRHISMTWRISDMLGNYIAPVPAQQRMGKHWFLGSADAIFQSLNLLDDERPDYVVITGADNIYRMDFSQMLDHHIASGLPCTVAGIRQPRSLADQFGVIETDPGDRHKIQAFVEKPSQTPGLPDSPDEVLASMGNYIMTADALSEAVTVDADNEDSKHDMGGNIVPWFVNQGAAGVYDFKDNDVPGSSERDRDYWRDVGTVDAFYDAHQDLISVTPVFNLYNDRWPLFAGYQAAMPPAKFVYGHHERLGHAVDSIVSPGVIVSGGEVISSVLSPGVRVNSWSSVRESVLMDGAEVGRNTVVNRAILDKHVHVEEGAMVGIDPEHDRERGFTVTESGITVVAKGQTVSR
- the serB gene encoding phosphoserine phosphatase SerB; translated protein: MSSTPRTTGSPADGPLADHGPGLLVMDVDSTLIEQEVIDLLAAHAGTQQHVAEITARAMRGELDFTESLRERVTTLAGLPLRTVDKVLAEVTLTTGAEELVTRLHALGCRVGVVSGGFAEVAAPLADRLRIDHVAANGLEANGGVLTGRLRGRVIDPQEKARCLRAWAEADGVAMERTVAVGDGANDLEMLAAAGLGVAFCAKPVVAQQAQAAVHVRDLRAVLELLPGAGARR